In Nitrososphaerota archaeon, the following proteins share a genomic window:
- a CDS encoding glycosyltransferase family 4 protein, giving the protein GCPVVASDTGGLSEIVEHEKTGVKVYPNNPDSLAWGILRVLESKDLAERLKKNMREKVEREYRWSTIAQATKAVYQEALSLQ; this is encoded by the coding sequence CCGGGTGCCCTGTGGTAGCGTCAGACACAGGCGGGCTATCAGAAATCGTAGAGCACGAGAAGACGGGGGTAAAGGTCTACCCAAATAACCCAGATTCGCTTGCTTGGGGCATCTTAAGGGTGTTGGAGTCGAAGGATCTTGCGGAGCGGCTGAAGAAGAATATGCGGGAGAAGGTTGAGCGGGAGTATAGGTGGAGCACCATAGCACAAGCCACAAAAGCCGTCTACCAAGAAGCCCTCAGCCTACAGTAA
- a CDS encoding DNA methylase gives MKQSEANHQPPSLDLRNWLTFVKRWDIIVDSLWIIPERDSSGAMGVLHHGEFIPQIPRQAILRFTRSYDLVVDPFVGYGTTLVECQRLGRNGIGVELEPQIAEVAKRRLCEELNPYGVRVEVVEGDSREIDFQHLLAERGFSEASLVIAHPPYHDIIKYGKDPRNLANAPTLEDFLHSYGKILDNVLTVLAKGGYYVLVIGDKYAEGEWVPLGFYTLSETLKRGLKLKAICIKNFEETLAKRKQIHLWKYRVLKSGTFFFKHEYIIFFQKF, from the coding sequence GTGAAGCAAAGTGAAGCAAATCATCAACCCCCTTCCCTAGACCTGCGAAATTGGCTAACTTTCGTGAAGCGGTGGGATATAATTGTAGATAGCCTCTGGATCATCCCTGAACGAGATAGTAGCGGCGCTATGGGTGTTCTTCACCACGGCGAGTTTATACCCCAGATACCTAGGCAAGCCATCTTAAGATTCACCAGATCCTACGATCTAGTCGTAGACCCATTTGTTGGCTACGGCACGACGCTCGTAGAATGCCAGAGGCTGGGGAGGAATGGTATAGGTGTTGAGTTAGAGCCCCAGATAGCTGAGGTGGCTAAGAGGAGGCTCTGTGAAGAGCTCAACCCCTACGGGGTGAGGGTTGAGGTGGTAGAAGGGGATAGCAGAGAAATCGATTTCCAACATCTACTCGCTGAAAGAGGGTTTAGCGAAGCGTCTCTAGTTATAGCGCACCCACCCTACCACGACATCATCAAATACGGTAAAGACCCAAGAAACCTAGCAAACGCACCAACATTAGAAGATTTCCTCCACTCATACGGTAAGATCCTCGATAATGTGCTGACCGTCTTAGCCAAAGGCGGATATTACGTGCTCGTCATAGGAGACAAATATGCGGAAGGCGAGTGGGTCCCACTTGGATTCTACACATTGAGTGAGACGCTTAAAAGAGGTTTGAAGCTCAAAGCCATATGCATCAAAAACTTCGAAGAAACCTTAGCCAAGCGAAAACAGATACATCTCTGGAAGTATAGGGTGCTGAAGTCAGGCACTTTCTTCTTCAAACACGAGTACATCATCTTCTTCCAAAAATTTTGA